The Humulus lupulus chromosome 3, drHumLupu1.1, whole genome shotgun sequence genome window below encodes:
- the LOC133820892 gene encoding exocyst complex component EXO70A1-like yields the protein MAELGNTQNFEAARQLLKASLQKSKQVGTELDETGSRLREINQRLVPLEAEVREVHSHKTTYVRVRNQVDCAIGPTAAILRVYQAVSELEKALISSDPHTDLFAYLSLIRRLGEGLKFLASHSLLAIQWLEDVFELLEGDERLLNLKNSSRILKQLHGMEESFHMEGGLLSDALDKLENELRKLFLLTESTDLVPMASPLELPVSVIEQLHAIIERLKANDRLEKCVSLFVKIRVSNARRRLQALGLDYLDVKISDSDDMQSVENYIEQWGMHLELALKHIFDHEYRLSKKVFEKIGSDVWMPCFARISIESGIISFLEFGNEVTNMKKEPIKLLKLLDIFKVLNNLRMDFNRLYGSTACMEIQNPTRELVKKVVEDACDIFQELPFQVGSQRRFSPPQDGSVPRLVRFITDYCNQLLGEDYKPALTEVLTINQKWKQEIYQEGLLSIQFYNMMKEIGLNLDSWSKAYSDTSLSYLFMMNNHCHFSNLRGTKLGDMMGDTWLASHDQYKDYYAALYLKESWGKTLLPLVTRKGLVSISVSRREKTSTGLDYDADNKRRLKAFNEAFEESYEKQSNWVISDENLRRKVCRILVEEVVPTYRSYIESYRALVEQDASAGKYVKHTEKSLESKLSSLFQPKLAKFSSNKHVRLIGKLKNVVTNQFRFTLTAM from the coding sequence ATGGCTGAGTTGGGAAACACTCAGAATTTTGAAGCTGCTAGACAGTTACTCAAGGCAAGCTTACAGAAGTCTAAACAAGTTGGTACTGAGTTAGATGAAACCGGGTCAAGATTGAGAGAAATCAACCAAAGACTAGTTCCTTTAGAAGCTGAAGTTAGAGAGGTTCATAGCCATAAAACTACATATGTCAGAGTGAGGAACCAAGTTGACTGTGCCATTGGTCCAACAGCTGCAATTCTGAGGGTTTATCAGGCTGTTTCCGAGCTTGAGAAGGCACTCATCTCGTCTGATCCGCATACTGATCTCTTTGCTTACCTCTCACTCATAAGAAGGCTTGGAGAAGGACTAAAGTTTCTTGCCAGCCACAGCCTGCTAGCAATTCAGTGGCTCGAAGATGTTTTCGAGCTCCTTGAAGGCGACGAGCGCCTGTTAAATTTGAAAAATTCTTCGAGAATCTTGAAGCAGTTGCATGGAATGGAAGAGAGTTTTCATATGGAAGGAGGGTTGCTCTCTGATGCCTTAGACAAGCTTGAAAATGAGTTGAGAAAGCTGTTTTTATTGACAGAGAGTACTGATTTGGTTCCTATGGCGTCTCCATTGGAGTTGCCAGTGTCTGTGATTGAACAGCTACATGCCATAATTGAGAGGTTAAAGGCTAATGATAGACTTGAAAAGTGTGTATCTTTGTTTGTCAAAATCCGGGTTTCAAATGCTAGAAGGAGATTACAAGCTCTTGGTTTGGATTATCTTGATGTGAAGATATCAGATAGTGATGATATGCAAAGTGTTGAGAATTACATTGAGCAATGGGGTATGCATTTGGAGTTGGCTCTGAAACATATTTTTGATCATGAGTACAGACTCAGCAAAAAAGTGTTTGAGAAAATTGGTTCGGATGTTTGGATGCCTTGTTTCGCAAGAATTTCGATAGAATCAGGAATCATTTCTTTCCTTGAATTTGGAAATGAAGTTACCAACATGAAAAAGGAACCCATCAAGCTCCTCAAGCTGCTAGACATTTTCAAAGTCCTGAACAATCTGAGAATGGATTTCAACCGGCTTTATGGCAGCACGGCCTGCATGGAAATCCAAAACCCGACGAGGGAACTCGTCAAGAAAGTTGTGGAAGATGCTTGTGACATATTCCAAGAACTCCCCTTCCAAGTAGGATCACAGAGGCGATTTTCGCCTCCTCAAGATGGGAGTGTTCCAAGGCTTGTGAGATTCATAACTGACTATTGTAACCAACTTCTTGGTGAGGACTACAAGCCAGCCTTGACTGAGGTCTTAACCATCAATCAAAAATGGAAACAAGAGATCTATCAAGAGGGTCTTCTCTCAATCCAGTTCTACAACATGATGAAGGAAATTGGGTTGAATTTGGATTCATGGTCAAAGGCCTATTCAGACACCTCACTCTCATACCTTTTCATGATGAATAACCATTGCCATTTCAGCAATCTAAGAGGGACAAAGCTTGGTGATATGATGGGAGACACTTGGTTAGCTTCACATGATCAGTACAAGGACTACTATGCAGCTTTGTACCTCAAGGAGAGCTGGGGAAAGACTCTTCTGCCTCTTGTAACCCGAAAAGGTCTAGTTTCGATTTCGGTTTCAAGAAGAGAAAAAACTAGTACTGGTTTGGATTATGATGCAGATAACAAGAGAAGGCTCAAGGCTTTCAATGAGGCATTTGAAGAAAGCTATGAAAAGCAATCGAATTGGGTGATTTCAGACGAAAACTTGAGGCGAAAAGTGTGTCGGATTTTAGTTGAGGAAGTTGTCCCAACTTATAGGAGTTACATAGAGAGTTACAGAGCCTTGGTTGAGCAAGATGCCAGTGCTGGTAAGTATGTCAAGCACACTGAAAAGAGCTTGGAGAGTAAGCTGAGTTCTCTGTTTCAACCAAAGCTGGCCAAGTTCTCCTCCAACAAACATGTTCGTTTGATTGGTAAACTCAAGAATGTTGTCACCAATCAGTTTCGGTTTACACTCACTGCTATGTAA